In Thermococcus thioreducens, a genomic segment contains:
- a CDS encoding asparagine synthetase A produces the protein MYMNALQIVTRKIEPVMEIQTRVIDYMTRYMVAKGFKWMLPVMLSSITDPLWPDPAAEEALKPPEVEVYGSRLRLTHSMILHKQMAVAMGIDKLFILSPNIRLEGRSADDGRHAYEFTQLDFEIAYASMDNVMGLIEGLISGLFKEARSWGLEREVPKVRPPFKRFTLEEIKEEFGDEDEASKVMDEPFWVTDIEREFYDREDPERPGHFRNYDLYLPEGYGEVSSGGEREWEYEVIVRKMKKAGISLEAFRPYLEVAKAGLLRPSAGAGIGVERLVRYMVGAKHIAEVQPFPRIPGVPAVI, from the coding sequence ATATACATGAACGCTCTCCAAATCGTGACCAGAAAAATTGAACCAGTTATGGAAATACAGACGAGAGTTATTGACTATATGACAAGATACATGGTGGCGAAGGGCTTCAAGTGGATGCTGCCGGTCATGCTCAGCTCCATCACAGACCCGCTCTGGCCGGATCCTGCGGCAGAGGAAGCCCTAAAGCCCCCGGAGGTCGAGGTCTACGGCTCAAGGCTGAGGCTGACCCACAGCATGATACTCCACAAGCAGATGGCGGTGGCGATGGGGATAGATAAGCTCTTCATCCTCTCGCCGAACATAAGGCTCGAAGGTCGCTCAGCCGACGACGGAAGGCACGCCTACGAGTTCACCCAGCTCGACTTCGAGATAGCCTACGCCAGCATGGACAACGTGATGGGCCTAATCGAGGGGCTCATAAGCGGCCTCTTCAAGGAGGCGAGAAGCTGGGGGCTGGAGAGAGAGGTGCCTAAAGTGAGACCACCCTTCAAGCGCTTCACGCTGGAAGAGATAAAAGAGGAGTTCGGGGACGAGGACGAGGCCAGCAAAGTCATGGACGAGCCGTTCTGGGTTACCGACATCGAGAGGGAGTTCTACGACAGAGAGGACCCGGAGAGGCCAGGCCACTTCAGGAACTACGACCTCTACCTGCCGGAGGGCTACGGCGAAGTGTCGAGCGGCGGCGAGAGGGAGTGGGAGTACGAGGTCATCGTGAGGAAGATGAAGAAAGCGGGGATAAGCCTCGAAGCCTTCAGACCGTATCTGGAGGTGGCCAAGGCTGGCCTGTTAAGGCCGAGCGCGGGAGCGGGAATCGGCGTAGAGAGGCTGGTCCGCTACATGGTCGGGGCAAAGCACATCGCAGAGGTGCAGCCATTCCCAAGGATTCCGGGCGTTCCGGCGGTGATTTGA
- a CDS encoding P-loop NTPase family protein, with product MGVYIFTPEDLIRYGSATEEHFEVLKNAVLSRKDILVVGSSRSGKTKLVEALMHFIPDDWKGAVITAYGEFKPFKPNIVVIDTQFDRQSLEGRTSDVISKIKALNPDYIVIDTIHTVDVSRIFRELIDDYAFIVTSLALTNDIKDEVRHWLRISGETFNKFDIVVELRRDWRTGMKKINRIYEVKDGELRAVI from the coding sequence ATGGGAGTGTACATATTCACGCCGGAGGACCTTATACGATACGGCTCGGCAACCGAGGAGCACTTCGAGGTCTTGAAAAATGCGGTTCTCTCCAGGAAGGACATACTCGTGGTCGGATCGAGCCGCTCCGGAAAGACCAAACTGGTGGAGGCTCTGATGCACTTCATACCCGACGACTGGAAGGGGGCCGTTATAACCGCCTATGGGGAGTTTAAGCCCTTCAAGCCCAACATAGTCGTCATCGATACTCAGTTCGACAGACAGTCCCTTGAGGGACGCACGTCGGATGTTATATCGAAAATAAAAGCGCTGAACCCCGACTATATCGTCATCGACACCATCCACACGGTTGATGTTTCAAGAATCTTCCGTGAGCTCATAGACGACTACGCGTTCATAGTGACCTCCCTTGCCCTCACGAACGACATAAAGGACGAGGTCAGACACTGGCTCAGGATAAGCGGGGAGACCTTCAACAAGTTCGACATCGTCGTGGAGCTCAGGAGGGACTGGAGGACGGGAATGAAGAAGATAAACCGCATTTATGAGGTAAAGGACGGAGAGCTGAGGGCCGTCATTTAG
- a CDS encoding pyridoxal-phosphate-dependent aminotransferase family protein, whose product MELRFNMEYEEAYREVYELVKPKYKLFTAGPVACFPEVLAIMSVQMFSHRSAEAKEVHVDTLNRLKAFLEADKGEIIIFPSSGTGFMEAAVRNTVPRGEKVLVTTIGAFGNRFKDVVETNGRKAVVLEKEPGKAIKPEELDEALRKNPDVVAVTITYNETSTGVLNPLPELAKVVHEHDKLLFVDAVSAMGGADIKFDRWGLDMIFASSQKAFGVPPGLAVAAVSERVFEIAEKMPERGWYFDLPLYRKFNEKKKGTPSTPPLPQVFGLNVVLRIVEKMGGKEKWLDMYRKRSEMIREGVKEMGLGILAEPGYESPTITAVVVPEGMKGVDVYNAMRERGFELAKGYGSVAEKTFRIGNMGYMTFEDIEDMLANLREVIEKLKA is encoded by the coding sequence ATGTTTTCCAGAGGTTCTTGCAATAATGAGCGTTCAGATGTTCAGTCACCGCTCGGCCGAAGCGAAGGAAGTTCACGTTGATACCCTCAACAGGCTCAAGGCTTTTCTTGAGGCAGATAAGGGCGAGATAATTATCTTCCCCAGCTCCGGAACGGGCTTCATGGAGGCCGCGGTGAGAAACACCGTCCCCAGGGGAGAAAAGGTTCTGGTCACCACGATAGGGGCATTCGGCAACAGGTTCAAAGATGTCGTTGAGACCAACGGCCGGAAAGCTGTCGTCCTCGAAAAGGAGCCCGGGAAAGCCATCAAGCCCGAGGAGCTCGACGAGGCCCTGAGAAAGAACCCCGACGTCGTTGCGGTTACGATAACCTACAACGAGACCTCGACCGGCGTTCTCAACCCGCTCCCGGAGCTGGCGAAGGTCGTCCACGAGCACGACAAGCTCCTCTTCGTTGACGCCGTTTCCGCGATGGGCGGCGCCGACATCAAATTTGACAGGTGGGGTCTCGACATGATATTTGCCAGCTCACAGAAGGCATTCGGCGTCCCGCCTGGGCTTGCCGTTGCCGCCGTCAGCGAGCGCGTCTTTGAGATAGCCGAGAAGATGCCGGAGCGCGGCTGGTACTTCGACTTGCCCCTCTACAGGAAGTTCAACGAAAAGAAGAAGGGAACGCCCTCAACCCCACCGCTCCCGCAGGTGTTCGGTCTCAACGTCGTTCTGAGGATTGTCGAAAAGATGGGTGGAAAAGAGAAGTGGCTCGACATGTACAGGAAGAGGAGTGAGATGATCAGGGAAGGTGTCAAGGAGATGGGTCTCGGAATTCTCGCCGAGCCGGGCTACGAGAGCCCGACCATCACTGCTGTCGTCGTCCCTGAGGGAATGAAGGGCGTCGACGTCTACAACGCCATGCGCGAGCGCGGCTTCGAGCTGGCCAAGGGCTACGGAAGCGTGGCAGAGAAGACCTTCCGCATAGGCAACATGGGCTACATGACCTTCGAGGACATCGAGGACATGCTCGCCAACCTCCGTGAGGTCATAGAAAAACTTAAGGCTTGA